In Leptolyngbya sp. FACHB-261, a genomic segment contains:
- a CDS encoding cytochrome P450, which produces MRKHSEETRPMKLPDGPKTPPFLQTIEWIARPLEYLDERAQRYGDPFRVLSPHWPPILYFSNPAALQEILGSETERSERFDTSKGNLVLKPVVGEQSLTLLEGERHLRQRRLLMPPFHGERMRAYGELICAITTEVMSQCALGQPFTVRSVTQDISLKVILSTVFGLCEGARYEQLRQLLSQLVDGFASPLGSAVLFYRSLQQDLGAWSPWGRFLRRRQAIDQLLYAEIAERRAQSHTQSQSEREDILALLLAARDETGQPLSDVELRDELVTLLFAGHETTASALAWALYWIDYLPEVRDKLLVELDTLGPNAEPNAIARLPYLSAVCQETLRIYPIALNAFPRIVKRPMELMGYHLEPGTVLIASIYLAHQRPDTYPEPKQFKPERFLERQFSPYEYLPFGGGNRRCIGLAFAQFEMKLVLATMLSQWQLSLVQHQPLRPVRRGVTLAPPSSLQMVVKGKRPHLKSEQPEVSKK; this is translated from the coding sequence ATGAGAAAGCATTCCGAAGAGACTCGCCCCATGAAGCTGCCTGACGGTCCCAAAACGCCCCCTTTTTTGCAGACGATCGAGTGGATTGCCCGTCCTCTGGAGTATCTGGACGAGCGTGCTCAGCGTTACGGCGACCCTTTTAGAGTGCTCAGTCCCCACTGGCCTCCTATCCTCTACTTCAGTAACCCGGCGGCACTGCAAGAGATCTTAGGCAGCGAGACGGAACGCTCCGAGCGTTTCGATACCAGCAAGGGCAACCTGGTGCTCAAACCGGTGGTTGGTGAGCAATCCCTGACTTTGCTGGAGGGCGAGCGACATCTGCGCCAGCGACGGTTGCTGATGCCCCCCTTTCACGGCGAACGCATGCGCGCTTATGGTGAGCTGATTTGCGCAATCACAACCGAAGTGATGAGCCAGTGCGCTCTAGGGCAGCCTTTTACGGTTCGTTCTGTAACTCAAGATATTTCCCTCAAGGTTATTCTCAGCACCGTCTTTGGCTTGTGCGAGGGAGCCCGTTACGAACAGTTACGACAGTTGCTCAGCCAATTGGTGGATGGCTTTGCTTCTCCGCTGGGTTCAGCAGTGCTCTTTTATCGCTCGCTACAGCAAGATTTAGGGGCCTGGAGCCCTTGGGGGCGCTTCTTGCGCCGCAGGCAAGCAATCGACCAGTTGCTCTACGCTGAAATCGCTGAACGCCGGGCTCAAAGTCACACCCAGAGCCAGAGCGAGCGTGAGGATATCTTGGCGTTGCTGCTGGCTGCGCGGGACGAAACGGGGCAGCCCCTGAGCGATGTCGAGTTGCGCGACGAGTTAGTCACCCTGCTATTCGCGGGACATGAAACCACAGCTTCAGCCTTGGCCTGGGCACTGTACTGGATTGACTACCTGCCTGAGGTGCGGGACAAACTGCTAGTCGAACTGGATACCCTGGGCCCTAACGCTGAGCCCAATGCAATTGCCCGCTTGCCCTACTTGAGTGCTGTTTGCCAGGAAACCCTGCGCATCTACCCGATTGCGCTGAATGCCTTTCCCCGAATTGTGAAACGGCCCATGGAGTTGATGGGCTATCACCTGGAACCCGGCACGGTTTTGATCGCCTCGATCTACTTAGCCCACCAGCGACCGGACACCTACCCTGAGCCCAAACAGTTCAAGCCAGAGCGCTTCCTGGAACGGCAGTTTTCACCCTATGAGTACCTACCGTTTGGTGGCGGCAATCGTCGCTGTATTGGTTTAGCCTTCGCTCAATTTGAGATGAAGCTGGTACTAGCGACGATGTTGTCGCAATGGCAGTTGTCACTGGTTCAACACCAGCCACTGAGGCCCGTGCGTCGAGGCGTGACACTGGCGCCCCCAAGCAGCCTGCAAATGGTCGTGAAGGGAAAACGTCCCCACTTGAAAAGCGAGCAACCAGAAGTGAGCAAGAAGTGA
- a CDS encoding DEAD/DEAH box helicase, whose product MLNLQTAEQSQCMLEIRADSSSNSDKIPPAQTPSEPTPAHKTPELRDYQQRVISEVYGHIQAGTRRILIVAPTGSGKTIIASQLVAYAARSGQRVLFLVHRDVLVGQTWDKFQKFGLQAGFIKSGWQEDRKASVQIASVQTLHRRPWWKEFDPDVVFLDESHLTGWVAVIERMMEQDCPDALYLGLTATPWRLSRREGMGDKFDALVCAPLPCELIQAGHLAPLCYYGFDDDLDLSAVRTVAGDYSEPDLAIACDKPELIEHIVQQWQRLCAGRTTIAFAVNVEHSKHIRDAFLRAGITAEHVDGTTPITERTAIYNRLATGQTLLLSSCMALTEGFDVGSVNAVVLCRPTQSKALFFQMVGRGMRLSPETGKTDCLVLDQAGNVKRFGFIEELKEIHLTRGGDASAQPASTKNCPIDQGGCGATLYGFQIACPNCGYEFPPSAKAEPTEDFVQLLSKEQKKKLLFYRRVAKEAFRKRRIPDHAAIRFKEQFGEWPPKEFRQNAVFESGPSDESQLAYRAYLQEIAQRESKNSAWIQVYMDFEFGKLL is encoded by the coding sequence ATGCTAAACCTTCAAACAGCCGAACAGAGCCAGTGCATGTTGGAGATCCGCGCCGATTCCTCGTCAAACTCAGACAAAATTCCCCCAGCTCAAACGCCCTCTGAGCCAACGCCTGCACACAAAACCCCTGAGCTACGTGACTATCAGCAGCGTGTGATCAGCGAGGTTTACGGTCATATTCAGGCAGGAACGAGGCGCATTCTGATCGTGGCTCCAACGGGATCAGGTAAAACGATCATCGCTAGCCAACTGGTGGCCTATGCCGCCAGAAGCGGCCAGCGTGTTCTATTTTTGGTCCATCGGGATGTCTTGGTGGGTCAGACCTGGGACAAGTTTCAGAAGTTTGGTCTCCAGGCAGGGTTTATCAAAAGTGGTTGGCAGGAAGACCGCAAAGCCTCTGTTCAAATTGCCTCCGTGCAAACGCTCCATCGGCGGCCTTGGTGGAAAGAATTCGACCCGGATGTTGTCTTCCTAGACGAAAGCCATCTAACCGGCTGGGTTGCGGTCATTGAGCGCATGATGGAGCAGGATTGCCCAGATGCCCTTTATTTGGGTCTCACAGCCACTCCCTGGCGGCTTAGCCGACGCGAGGGCATGGGCGATAAATTTGATGCCCTGGTCTGTGCTCCCCTCCCCTGTGAGCTAATCCAGGCGGGGCATCTCGCGCCTCTGTGCTACTACGGCTTCGATGACGATTTGGATTTGTCGGCCGTGCGCACGGTTGCCGGGGACTACTCCGAGCCTGACCTGGCAATTGCCTGCGACAAACCTGAATTGATTGAGCACATTGTGCAGCAGTGGCAGCGCCTTTGTGCTGGTCGAACCACGATCGCCTTCGCCGTCAATGTGGAGCACTCCAAGCACATTCGTGATGCGTTTTTACGAGCGGGTATCACGGCAGAGCATGTCGATGGTACGACGCCAATTACGGAACGCACGGCTATTTACAACCGCTTGGCAACTGGGCAAACCCTGTTGCTATCCAGTTGTATGGCCCTGACTGAAGGGTTTGATGTTGGCTCGGTAAATGCAGTGGTATTGTGCCGTCCCACTCAATCGAAGGCTTTGTTTTTTCAAATGGTCGGGCGCGGTATGCGCCTCTCACCAGAGACCGGAAAAACCGATTGTTTGGTTCTCGATCAGGCTGGCAACGTCAAGCGCTTTGGCTTCATTGAAGAATTGAAAGAGATTCACTTAACCCGAGGCGGTGACGCTAGCGCCCAACCGGCTTCCACCAAAAACTGCCCGATCGATCAAGGCGGCTGCGGTGCAACCCTTTACGGCTTTCAGATCGCTTGCCCCAACTGCGGTTACGAATTCCCGCCCTCGGCTAAGGCAGAGCCAACCGAAGATTTTGTCCAGTTACTTTCCAAGGAACAGAAGAAGAAGTTGCTGTTCTATCGCAGAGTAGCCAAAGAAGCCTTTCGTAAACGTCGGATTCCCGATCACGCGGCAATTCGTTTTAAAGAACAGTTTGGTGAGTGGCCACCTAAGGAATTTCGCCAGAACGCAGTGTTTGAAAGCGGCCCATCTGATGAAAGTCAGTTAGCCTATCGCGCTTATTTACAGGAAATAGCTCAACGCGAGAGTAAAAATAGTGCCTGGATTCAGGTTTATATGGATTTTGAATTTGGCAAACTGCTGTAA
- a CDS encoding Dps family protein has translation MQLQDRTLKINIGIDEVARREIAYGLSHLLADSYSLYLKTHCFHWNVTGPQFQILQFMFEQQYAELATAIEMIAERIRILGFPAPGTYTEFSQLTSVAETLGVPDSENMIRLIVAGQEAVARTVRALLVKARQVNDEGTANLLAQRLQVHEKTAWMMRSLLE, from the coding sequence ATGCAACTTCAAGATAGAACCTTAAAAATCAACATTGGCATTGACGAAGTGGCAAGGCGAGAAATTGCTTATGGGCTATCTCATCTGCTTGCAGACAGCTATTCTCTTTACCTCAAGACCCATTGTTTTCATTGGAACGTTACTGGGCCTCAGTTTCAAATCTTACAATTTATGTTTGAACAGCAATATGCTGAACTCGCTACAGCGATTGAGATGATTGCTGAGCGGATCAGGATTCTAGGTTTTCCTGCCCCAGGAACCTATACCGAATTTTCTCAGCTCACTTCTGTCGCAGAAACCTTAGGAGTTCCTGACTCGGAGAACATGATTCGTTTGATCGTGGCTGGCCAAGAAGCTGTTGCCAGAACGGTCCGTGCGCTTCTGGTCAAGGCGCGGCAAGTTAACGATGAAGGCACTGCGAATCTCTTAGCACAACGGCTTCAGGTTCACGAGAAGACAGCTTGGATGATGCGAAGCTTGCTGGAGTAG
- a CDS encoding histone deacetylase, with protein sequence MITVFHHPGFAAPIGQHIMPMRKFALVAEAIRHRPEARLLEPEPVSEADLLRVHTAEYIAAIRTGEPRALAESQKFPWSAALFPSVCLTNGGCLAAARQALQDGVSACLGSGFHHAHADHGEGFCTFNGLIVALEALRAQGLIQRAAILDLDLHYGNGTASLVQNRPGFFALSIYGNDYNNNTAYKDVSIKQHADGVNHRSFALSAGATGQDLQTVLSRALPLLLSEGKPDLLLYQAGADPFKADPYSPLNLDHADLRARDQLVFEFAHEHHIPIAWVLAGGYTPDITQVVQVHVNTFEACAEVFGPH encoded by the coding sequence GTGATTACCGTCTTTCATCATCCTGGCTTTGCGGCTCCGATCGGGCAACACATCATGCCCATGCGCAAATTTGCCCTGGTTGCCGAGGCTATCCGCCATCGCCCAGAGGCTCGCTTGCTGGAACCAGAGCCAGTTTCAGAAGCCGATTTGTTGCGCGTCCATACTGCTGAATACATCGCTGCTATTCGCACGGGTGAACCAAGAGCTTTGGCTGAGTCGCAAAAATTTCCCTGGTCGGCGGCGCTCTTTCCCTCGGTTTGCCTCACCAATGGCGGCTGCCTAGCAGCGGCGCGTCAGGCACTGCAGGATGGCGTGTCTGCTTGCTTAGGCAGTGGCTTTCACCATGCTCACGCTGATCATGGGGAGGGCTTTTGTACCTTCAATGGTCTGATTGTGGCGCTTGAAGCCTTGCGCGCTCAGGGACTAATTCAGCGAGCTGCCATTTTGGATCTCGATTTGCACTACGGCAATGGCACTGCTTCACTGGTGCAAAATCGCCCTGGCTTCTTTGCCCTGTCAATCTACGGCAATGATTACAACAACAACACCGCCTACAAAGATGTGTCAATCAAGCAGCATGCTGACGGTGTCAATCATCGCTCTTTTGCTTTGTCTGCTGGCGCTACGGGTCAAGACTTACAAACCGTGTTGAGTCGTGCCTTACCTCTGCTGCTGAGCGAAGGCAAACCCGATTTGTTGTTGTATCAAGCTGGAGCCGATCCTTTCAAAGCCGATCCCTATTCTCCGCTCAATCTGGACCACGCTGATTTACGCGCTCGCGATCAATTGGTGTTTGAATTTGCCCATGAACACCACATCCCTATTGCCTGGGTGTTGGCCGGTGGTTATACCCCAGATATTACCCAGGTCGTTCAAGTGCATGTGAACACTTTTGAGGCTTGCGCTGAGGTTTTCGGGCCTCATTAG
- the crtW gene encoding beta-carotene ketolase CrtW, producing the protein MVELEQALSSRCLQTVRAETKAYGLTIALTVILLWAGSLAFLLSLDVPSAQTWWVWPAMLWQTFLYTGLFVTAHDAMHGGVYPQNSTVNRFVGSLAVRLYALFSYEKLLKRHGLHHQHPASQTDPDFHDGENQNVVIWYLQFMKRYWSWTQIFGLMIVFNIFSRVLHVSELNLTLFWVVPSLLSSVQLFFFGTYLPHHEPEGGYQNQQHRTQSSGFPIFWSFVTCYHFGYHEEHHEYPQVPWWRLPTVHKVLSQQPEVPLPAYSVEV; encoded by the coding sequence GTGGTTGAGTTAGAACAGGCTCTCAGTAGCAGGTGTTTGCAAACGGTGAGAGCTGAAACTAAAGCGTATGGTCTTACCATCGCCCTGACGGTTATCTTACTTTGGGCAGGTAGCCTCGCCTTCTTGCTCTCGTTAGATGTTCCTAGTGCTCAGACCTGGTGGGTGTGGCCTGCCATGCTCTGGCAAACGTTTTTATATACAGGTTTATTTGTAACTGCGCACGATGCTATGCACGGAGGGGTTTACCCTCAAAACTCTACAGTAAATCGGTTTGTAGGTTCTTTAGCAGTTCGGCTCTATGCCCTCTTTTCTTATGAGAAGTTGCTAAAACGGCATGGTTTACACCATCAGCATCCAGCCAGTCAGACTGACCCTGATTTCCATGATGGCGAAAATCAAAACGTAGTCATCTGGTACCTCCAATTCATGAAGCGATATTGGAGCTGGACACAGATTTTTGGTTTGATGATCGTTTTTAATATCTTCAGTCGTGTTTTACATGTTTCTGAACTGAATTTAACGCTGTTCTGGGTTGTTCCCTCACTCTTAAGCTCGGTCCAACTATTCTTCTTTGGTACCTACTTACCCCACCATGAGCCCGAGGGTGGATACCAAAATCAACAACACCGTACCCAGAGCAGTGGTTTCCCGATCTTTTGGTCATTTGTCACCTGCTACCACTTTGGCTACCACGAAGAACATCACGAGTATCCTCAAGTGCCTTGGTGGCGGCTGCCAACTGTCCACAAAGTGTTGAGTCAGCAGCCTGAGGTGCCTCTACCCGCTTACTCGGTTGAGGTATGA
- a CDS encoding CHRD domain-containing protein, translating into MQRLWTASLLGAVLTLLSPIAAHAATFTFSTPLSGEQQVPPNSSSASGLATSILDGEPTAWTFRYDLSFSGLSGPLALAHIHVAPLGQAGPVVHDLDSPPIGSTSGRIAGDWTSAEVVAAGVDPSKVFNRFLAGQYYFNIHSNAPGTTFLTGGEIRGQIEDPMTRSVPEPSSMLAVLALGAFSAGSVLKRAKVAG; encoded by the coding sequence ATGCAACGACTTTGGACAGCTTCCCTACTCGGCGCAGTCTTGACCTTGCTGTCTCCTATCGCAGCCCATGCTGCAACGTTCACATTTTCCACACCTCTCAGCGGGGAGCAGCAGGTACCGCCCAATAGCAGCTCGGCTTCTGGCTTAGCCACCTCGATCCTGGATGGAGAACCGACTGCCTGGACTTTCCGTTACGATCTGAGCTTTTCTGGTCTGTCTGGGCCTCTTGCCCTCGCCCACATTCACGTCGCTCCGCTGGGTCAAGCAGGGCCAGTTGTGCACGACTTGGACAGCCCACCGATTGGCAGTACCAGTGGCCGAATTGCAGGGGATTGGACTTCTGCCGAAGTCGTCGCCGCTGGGGTTGATCCTAGTAAGGTCTTCAACCGCTTCTTAGCTGGTCAATACTATTTCAACATCCACTCCAATGCGCCTGGTACGACATTCCTGACTGGTGGAGAGATCCGGGGCCAGATTGAGGACCCAATGACCAGATCAGTCCCTGAACCGTCATCAATGTTAGCGGTGCTAGCCTTA
- a CDS encoding aldehyde dehydrogenase family protein, translated as MAMNQATNQATNQETNQPITSWVNRSPGDLRVELAEVAATAVEPVVKRAVQAAPDWAKQPLADRVACLRKAQSALVNAQDSLAYGIALETGKPLREAKGEVGAVIAKIDLTIADAERYLPPRAVTDGPHPAQVRRRSKGPAAIVGPFNFPLHLPHGAAVAHLLAGNPVVFKPSPLAANVAAQYSQLIQASLPEGVFGLVQGGAPEGEALCLHPKIRAVSFTGSVPVGRSLAQALAADFSKDLALELGGKNALIVCADADLSAAAKAAAEGACLTAGQRCNATSRVLVQRQVAEPFLELFLAALAHYQPGDPLNIETTLGPLINQTAVERFQRLLAQTGGQWLLPGAVEPEVNGKPGYYVRPGVMLWQERAVGLASALHCQEAFAPLVEVFIVEDLEDALAVHNSTPFGLTTSIFTRSQAQFEALADCLQVGNVYANLATTFSPSTLPFGGLGESGNGKPGGREFIRFVTDEQAVQIAASSFSSP; from the coding sequence ATGGCAATGAATCAAGCCACGAATCAGGCGACAAATCAGGAGACCAATCAACCGATCACCTCGTGGGTCAACCGCAGTCCTGGTGATCTTCGCGTCGAACTGGCTGAAGTCGCAGCCACAGCCGTAGAGCCAGTCGTGAAAAGAGCAGTGCAGGCAGCGCCAGACTGGGCGAAACAGCCCCTTGCCGACAGAGTAGCCTGCTTGCGTAAAGCGCAAAGCGCCCTAGTGAATGCTCAAGATTCGTTGGCCTATGGCATCGCCCTGGAAACTGGCAAACCTTTGCGCGAAGCGAAGGGGGAGGTCGGAGCAGTCATTGCCAAAATTGACCTGACGATTGCTGATGCCGAGCGCTATCTGCCGCCGCGTGCAGTGACGGATGGCCCCCATCCAGCTCAGGTTCGTCGTCGGTCCAAAGGTCCAGCAGCAATTGTGGGACCCTTCAATTTTCCGTTGCACCTACCCCACGGTGCTGCCGTTGCGCATCTGCTGGCCGGTAACCCCGTTGTGTTTAAGCCATCGCCGCTGGCTGCCAATGTTGCCGCTCAATACAGCCAGCTCATCCAAGCCAGCTTGCCCGAGGGCGTATTTGGTCTGGTGCAGGGTGGCGCGCCTGAGGGAGAAGCGCTGTGTTTGCACCCCAAAATTCGGGCAGTTAGCTTCACTGGCTCGGTTCCAGTGGGACGGTCATTGGCACAGGCGTTGGCCGCTGATTTCTCTAAAGATCTGGCCCTCGAGTTGGGCGGCAAAAACGCCTTGATTGTCTGTGCTGATGCTGATCTCAGTGCAGCAGCTAAAGCCGCTGCTGAAGGTGCTTGCCTCACCGCAGGCCAGCGCTGTAACGCCACCAGTCGAGTGCTAGTCCAGCGGCAAGTTGCAGAGCCCTTCTTGGAGCTGTTTTTGGCGGCCTTGGCTCACTATCAACCTGGCGATCCACTGAACATTGAAACCACACTAGGACCGTTGATCAATCAGACAGCCGTTGAGCGCTTTCAACGGCTCCTGGCGCAAACCGGCGGACAGTGGCTGCTGCCTGGCGCGGTAGAGCCTGAGGTCAATGGCAAGCCAGGGTACTATGTGCGACCGGGCGTGATGCTCTGGCAGGAGCGTGCCGTTGGCTTAGCCTCAGCTCTGCACTGCCAAGAAGCCTTCGCACCCCTAGTGGAGGTGTTCATCGTGGAGGATCTAGAAGATGCTTTGGCAGTTCACAACTCCACGCCTTTTGGCCTGACGACCTCAATCTTTACCCGTTCTCAGGCGCAGTTTGAGGCACTGGCGGATTGCCTCCAGGTGGGTAACGTCTATGCCAACCTAGCAACCACCTTCTCGCCCTCAACCTTGCCCTTTGGCGGCTTGGGTGAGTCGGGTAACGGCAAGCCAGGTGGACGGGAATTCATTCGTTTTGTCACCGATGAGCAGGCGGTGCAAATTGCAGCTTCTAGCTTTAGCTCGCCCTAG
- a CDS encoding GH39 family glycosyl hydrolase, translating to MSSNNGLADKNYLGQSYSLHSSDLSHSGSLVNKLSADAQLWLQYSNLSRSSSTNAAPLNSAEGSNSAASIQSGSSQFSSNSNARLIAATAQTPVQVNVDWGTVQGTTSQLHFGLNAFRGFNPQDATNPAYNSNLAYMNPGIIRYHNAGMMNDSAINPDGLIDVANRRWDTTKITQALSASLGAFTNQPLRLINIPDWPAWMDANRDGFLDTNQFDNYAAFCAELVKIVNRDNQFGVTHWEVTNEKDGQYFTQFRNNSGWGPLKDPSKPDRLDELSTIYNKCATAMHQMDPTIKIGGPALSRPDLQPFYSRFINATTQNLDFFSFHAYASGSRDTPDTNVYDGTRSIGRYTKSIVDTLNQASPNRHIPVFLDEYNISWTWQTRDARMAGNKGTVFDALAMVEAINNGADATLAWNEKDEIYGKTDSRNALRPSAHMFHLFNQLLVGNRVATTSSDNQSVVAFAVSNPTSAQHSYLLINRSNQVQQVQTTFQGWTPTGSALARYEVSANGYSQKTTDWATVSSNSFQLPDNSVTLLSFAY from the coding sequence ATGTCGAGCAATAATGGTCTTGCTGACAAAAATTACCTTGGTCAAAGCTATAGTTTGCACTCTAGTGACTTAAGTCATTCGGGCTCATTAGTCAACAAGTTAAGTGCCGATGCTCAATTATGGCTGCAATACAGCAATCTTTCGCGCAGTTCTTCTACCAATGCTGCACCGCTAAACTCGGCTGAGGGTAGCAACTCTGCGGCTTCTATTCAATCTGGAAGTTCACAATTTAGTAGCAATTCAAACGCTAGATTAATAGCTGCTACTGCTCAAACTCCCGTTCAAGTTAACGTAGACTGGGGCACAGTTCAAGGCACAACTAGTCAGTTGCATTTTGGCCTCAACGCCTTCCGTGGCTTCAATCCTCAAGATGCAACTAATCCGGCTTACAACAGCAACCTGGCTTATATGAATCCCGGCATCATTCGTTACCACAATGCTGGGATGATGAACGATTCAGCTATTAATCCTGATGGCTTAATTGACGTAGCTAATCGACGCTGGGATACGACTAAAATTACCCAGGCTCTCAGTGCCTCTCTAGGTGCCTTTACTAATCAACCATTGAGGTTGATTAATATCCCTGATTGGCCGGCCTGGATGGATGCTAACCGCGATGGTTTTCTAGATACTAACCAGTTCGATAACTATGCAGCCTTCTGTGCCGAGCTAGTCAAGATCGTCAATCGAGACAATCAGTTCGGTGTCACTCACTGGGAAGTGACTAACGAAAAAGATGGCCAGTATTTCACCCAATTCCGCAACAACAGTGGTTGGGGACCATTAAAAGACCCTAGCAAACCAGACCGTCTAGACGAGCTGAGCACCATTTACAACAAATGTGCTACCGCTATGCACCAGATGGATCCCACGATTAAAATCGGTGGGCCAGCGCTCTCCCGTCCAGATTTACAGCCCTTTTATTCTCGATTCATTAACGCTACTACCCAAAATTTGGATTTCTTCTCTTTCCACGCCTATGCCAGTGGCAGCCGGGATACACCAGACACTAACGTCTATGACGGTACACGCTCGATTGGTCGGTACACTAAATCGATTGTGGATACCTTAAATCAGGCTAGCCCTAATCGCCATATTCCTGTGTTTCTTGATGAGTACAACATTAGTTGGACCTGGCAAACTCGTGATGCTCGCATGGCCGGTAACAAAGGCACTGTTTTCGATGCGCTGGCAATGGTTGAAGCCATTAACAATGGGGCTGATGCAACTCTAGCCTGGAACGAAAAGGACGAAATTTACGGCAAGACAGACAGCCGCAATGCCCTACGCCCTAGCGCCCATATGTTTCATCTATTCAACCAGTTACTCGTAGGTAATCGGGTAGCTACTACGAGCAGTGACAATCAATCCGTAGTCGCCTTTGCCGTTAGCAACCCAACCTCGGCTCAGCACAGTTATCTGTTAATCAATCGCAGCAACCAGGTTCAACAAGTGCAAACAACATTCCAGGGCTGGACCCCTACTGGATCAGCCCTGGCTCGATATGAAGTATCTGCTAATGGCTACAGCCAGAAAACAACTGATTGGGCTACTGTCAGCTCTAACTCCTTCCAGTTACCGGACAACTCAGTGACCCTGCTCAGTTTTGCCTATTGA
- a CDS encoding GlsB/YeaQ/YmgE family stress response membrane protein, whose product MNILSWIIVGLIAGAIAKAIYPGHQGGGIIATIVLGIVGALIGGFVGSALLGIAFTGFSIQGLLVAIVGSCIAIFLYGLVTRTA is encoded by the coding sequence ATGAATATTTTGTCCTGGATTATTGTTGGTTTGATTGCTGGTGCTATCGCTAAGGCCATTTATCCTGGTCACCAAGGCGGCGGTATTATTGCAACCATCGTTTTAGGTATTGTCGGTGCATTGATTGGTGGTTTCGTCGGCAGCGCTCTCTTGGGGATTGCCTTCACAGGCTTCAGCATCCAAGGTCTGTTAGTCGCCATCGTTGGCTCTTGTATCGCTATCTTCCTTTACGGTTTGGTAACCCGGACTGCCTAA
- the dapF gene encoding diaminopimelate epimerase, whose translation MAPTVAFTKYHGLGNDFVMIDNRHSPEPVLTPEQAVQVCDRNFGVGADGVIFALPAQEGADYSMRIYNSDGSEPEMCGNGIRCLAKFLHELGAEAEQGRYRIHTLGGLIVPELTADGQVTVDMGEPRLLATEIPTTLASEKVVNLPLEVAGQTWQVTCVNMGNPHCITFVEDVDAISLAEIGPQFEHHAVFPQRTNTEFVQVVRPDYLKMRVWERGAGPTLACGTGACATVVAAVLNGRSERQATVELPGGPLLIHWSAADNHLHMSGPAQAVFSGTLASDFLKS comes from the coding sequence ATGGCTCCAACTGTTGCATTCACGAAATATCACGGCCTCGGCAACGACTTTGTGATGATCGACAATCGGCACAGCCCGGAGCCGGTGCTAACGCCTGAACAAGCAGTTCAGGTGTGTGATCGCAATTTTGGTGTAGGGGCCGATGGTGTAATTTTTGCGCTGCCAGCTCAAGAGGGCGCAGACTACAGCATGCGGATCTACAACAGCGATGGTTCCGAGCCCGAGATGTGTGGCAATGGCATTCGCTGCCTGGCCAAGTTCCTGCACGAGTTGGGGGCCGAGGCGGAGCAAGGACGCTACCGCATCCACACGCTGGGCGGCCTGATTGTGCCTGAGTTGACGGCGGATGGTCAGGTGACTGTGGATATGGGAGAGCCACGCCTCCTAGCCACTGAGATTCCAACCACTTTGGCCTCCGAGAAGGTGGTTAATCTGCCGCTAGAGGTCGCAGGACAAACCTGGCAAGTGACCTGTGTGAACATGGGAAACCCCCACTGCATCACATTTGTGGAAGATGTCGATGCGATTTCCCTAGCTGAGATTGGGCCGCAATTCGAGCACCATGCCGTATTCCCTCAACGCACCAACACCGAATTTGTGCAGGTCGTTCGCCCCGATTATCTGAAGATGCGGGTCTGGGAACGAGGCGCAGGCCCAACCTTAGCTTGTGGGACTGGTGCTTGTGCCACGGTGGTCGCTGCCGTACTCAATGGCCGCAGTGAGCGACAGGCCACGGTAGAACTGCCTGGTGGCCCTCTACTGATCCACTGGTCAGCAGCAGACAACCACCTTCATATGAGCGGTCCTGCCCAGGCTGTATTTTCTGGGACATTAGCGAGTGACTTCCTCAAGAGTTAA